The Astyanax mexicanus isolate ESR-SI-001 chromosome 7, AstMex3_surface, whole genome shotgun sequence genome has a window encoding:
- the LOC103036320 gene encoding N-acylneuraminate-9-phosphatase, with amino-acid sequence MADCGISAILFDLDNTLVDTAGAGKVAFQEVGNLLKCKLDHANINDICVRFGKKLLKESFNPSASQTIDEVRINHWQEALQEAGVDAGQDLALECYYTWKNTRLQTLSLPPEYLALLKKLRSSYKLLLLTNGDTQTQREKVEAVGCEELFDAVVVGGEHAEQKPATSIFMHCFELLGVQPHECIMVGDSLDTDIQGGINAGVRATVWINKKNTPPPQNITPDYNIPCVLDLPDILANLRCYLLHKANSLFSRAYQSEMSQIQ; translated from the exons ATGGCGGACTGCGGAATATCAGCGATACTGTTCGACCTGGATAACACGCTGGTTGATACAGCGGGAGCGGGGAAAGTAGCGTTTCAGGAG GTTGGTAATCTGCTCAAGTGTAAACTGGACCATGCAAACATCAACGATATCTGTGTGCGATTTGGTAAAAAACTTCTCAAGGAATCGTTTAACCCTTCAGCAAGCCAAACCATAGACGAAGTTCGGATAAACCACTGGCAGGAGGCCCTCCAGGAAGCAGGTGTGGATGCTGGCCAAGATCTGGCCTTAGAATGTTACTACACTTGGAAGAACacgcgtctccagactctgtcttTACCTCCTGAATATTTGGCCTTGCTGAAAAAACTTAGAAGCTCCTACAAGTTGCTGTTGTTGACTAATGGCGACACCCAGACCCAGAGGGAGAAGGTTGAGGCAGTGGGGTGTGAGGAGCTATTCGATGCTGTGGTGGTGGGAGGAGAGCATGCTGAGCAAAAGCCAGCCACCTCCATTTTCATGCACTGCTTTGAGCTGCTGGGGGTGCAGCCGCATGAGTGCATCATGGTGGGAGACTCTTTAGATACAGACATTCAGGGTGGGATTAATGCAGGGGTCCGAGCAACAGTGTGGATTAACAAGAAAAATACGCCACCTCCACAGAATATCACTCCAGATTACAACATCCCCTGTGTACTGGACCTGCCTGACATTTTGGCTAATCTGAGATGTTATTTATTACATAAGGCTAACTCTCTTTTTAGTAGAGCATACCAATCAGAGATGTCACAGATACAGTGA